One region of Tachysurus vachellii isolate PV-2020 chromosome 11, HZAU_Pvac_v1, whole genome shotgun sequence genomic DNA includes:
- the angptl2b gene encoding angiopoietin-related protein 2b, with protein MEVPALVLMVLLLVCDMFPLLECSTGVQEFDNSDEGPEPGFLSGSRTRRAPEVPSQDKCSYTFIVPQQKVTGAICVNSKEPEAILENRVNKQELELVNTELHKQKRQIETLQQLVEVDGGIVNEVKLLRKESRNMNSRVTQLYMQLLHEIIRKRDNALELSQLENKILNQTSELLQLSNRYKDLEHKYQHLSSLANNQSALIALLEVQCQKGPPVVAPRPLPQPQPQPQPRPSPPNNKPYQPPMFNRNNQITNEIQSDQNLKAPPPPLPTMPIGTHSPSTTNKPSGPWKDCLQALEDGHSNSGMYLVKPENINKLMQVWCDQKQDPGGWTVIQRRMDGSVNFFRNWETYKQGFGNIDGEYFLGLENIYWLTNQATYKLLVTLEDWAGRKTFAEYASFRLEPEADFYKLRVGRYHGNAGDSLTWHNGKQFTTLDRDHDAYTGNCAHYQKGGWWYNSCAHSNLNGVWYRGGHYRSRYQDGVYWAEFRGGAYSLKKVVMMIRPNPNTFH; from the exons ATGGAAGTCCCTGCACTGGTCTTGATGGTTTTGCTCCTGGTTTGTGATATGTTCCCTTTATTGGAATGCAGCACTGGAGTTCAGGAGTTTGACAACAGTGATGAAGGCCCAGAGCCTGGATTCCTTTCAGGCTCACGTACCCGCCGGGCCCCAGAAGTCCCATCCCAGGACAAGTGCTCTTATACCTTCATTGTTCCCCAGCAAAAGGTCACAGGTGCTATTTGTGTTAATTCAAAGGAACCCGAGGCTATACTGGAGAATCGGGTGAATAAACAGGAACTGGAACTTGTTAACACTGAGCTCCACAAGCAGAAAAGGCAAATTGAAACTCTACAGCAGCTCGTAGAAGTGGATGGTGGTATTGTTAATGAGGTGAAGCTCCTACGCAAAGAATCACGCAACATGAACTCTCGTGTGACACAACTCTATATGCAGCTTCTCCATGAGATTATCCGCAAGCGAGACAATGCGCTGGAGCTTTCTCAACTGGAGAACAAGATTCTTAACCAGACATCAGAGTTGTTGCAGCTTTCGAACCGTTACAAAGATCTGGAACATAAGTACCAGCATTTGTCATCTCTGGCAAACAATCAGTCAGCTCTCATTGCTCTACTTGAGGTACAGTGTCAGAAGGGACCCCCAGTGGTGGCACCTAGACCACTGCCCCAACCCCAGCCACAACCTCAACCCAGGCCGTCTCCACCTAATAACAAGCCGTACCAACCACCTATGTTTAATCGCAACAATCAGATAACCAATGAGATTCAAAGTGATCAAAACCTAAAAGCACCACCACCTCCACTACCCACAATGCCAATTGGCACTCACAGCCCATCTACAACCAACAAGCCCTCTG gTCCCTGGAAAGACTGTCTGCAGGCCCTGGAAGATGGCCATAGTAACAGTGGTATGTATCTAGTGAAGCCTGAGAATATCAACAAGCTCATGCAGGTGTGGTGTGACCAAAAACAAGACCCTGGAGGCTGGACAGTCATCCAGAGACGCATGGATGGCTCTGTGAACTTCTTCAGGAACTGGGAGACATACAAG CAAGGCTTTGGGAATATAGATGGAGAGTACTTTCTAGGACTTGAGAACATTTACTGGTTGACTAATCAGGCTACTTACAAGCTTCTGGTGACACTGGAGGACTGGGCTGGGCGGAAAACATTTGCAGAATATGCCAGCTTCAGGTTGGAACCTGAAGCTGACTTCTACAAACTACGTGTTGGACGTTATCATGGCAATGCTGGCGATTCCCTCACCTGGCACAATGGCAAGCAGTTCACTACGCTGGACAGAGATCATGATGCATACACAG GTAACTGTGCTCACTATCAGAAGGGAGGCTGGTGGTATAACTCCTGTGCCCACTCCAACCTAAATGGTGTGTGGTATCGAGGCGGGCACTACCGCAGCCGCTACCAAGATGGAGTGTACTGGGCTGAATTCAGAGGAGGAGCTTATTCCTTAAAGAAAGTGGTGATGATGATCCGTCCCAACCCCAACACTTTTCACTGA